From a region of the Pontibacillus yanchengensis genome:
- a CDS encoding DUF1002 domain-containing protein, with the protein MKRRIIATMLVLALMMMGLPQFVLADAAPGDEIVSLGADLSEEQKQSLLNEMDVSENVMTVTVTNKEEHEYLGDYISKAQIGTRAISSSKITIGEKGDGLTVETNHINWVTADMYKSALATAGVEDAHIYATAPFDVSGTAALTGLLKAYETSTGEAIAEDVKQAANQEMVTTAKLGEDLGKEEATQLVTAIKSELANNTPQNKEEMQNLIQTQTEKLNLNITDEQLNNLTDLFMNLKDINIDWNAVGDRMGEMKQKVDEFLNSEQGQNFLDRIGNFIKSVVSAIGDFFSGLLSSNN; encoded by the coding sequence ATGAAGCGTAGAATAATAGCTACAATGTTAGTGTTAGCACTGATGATGATGGGGCTTCCGCAGTTTGTGTTGGCGGATGCGGCTCCAGGGGATGAGATTGTATCTCTAGGTGCAGATTTGTCGGAGGAACAAAAACAGTCTCTACTAAATGAAATGGATGTATCGGAAAATGTTATGACCGTAACTGTTACAAATAAGGAAGAACACGAGTATTTGGGCGATTACATCTCCAAAGCTCAAATCGGCACGCGGGCAATTTCGAGTAGTAAGATTACGATTGGTGAAAAAGGCGATGGCCTTACTGTTGAAACCAACCATATCAATTGGGTAACGGCTGATATGTACAAAAGCGCCCTTGCCACAGCAGGCGTGGAAGATGCGCACATTTATGCCACTGCTCCATTTGATGTATCAGGAACCGCTGCCCTTACTGGACTTTTAAAAGCCTATGAAACGTCAACAGGTGAAGCAATCGCTGAAGATGTGAAACAAGCAGCCAACCAGGAGATGGTCACTACCGCCAAGCTTGGTGAAGACCTTGGAAAAGAAGAAGCTACCCAACTCGTAACAGCCATTAAATCTGAACTAGCAAACAATACACCTCAAAATAAAGAAGAAATGCAGAACCTGATCCAAACCCAGACTGAAAAACTGAACCTCAATATCACAGATGAACAGCTTAATAATCTAACAGATTTATTCATGAATCTAAAAGATATCAACATCGACTGGAACGCTGTCGGAGACCGTATGGGCGAGATGAAGCAAAAAGTGGATGAATTCTTAAACTCTGAACAAGGACAAAACTTCTTGGATCGAATTGGGAATTTTATAAAAAGCGTAGTATCTGCGATAGGAGACTTTTTCAGCGGACTACTAAGCAGTAATAACTAA
- a CDS encoding copper amine oxidase produces the protein MDMKKALLTVPLSFSLLIPTAADIVNAEDSMNKNKPTVTTEAVELRAQLDKLLSEHAYLAVETMRKGAEGADDFKQSAEALSGNTEDLSNAIASVYGEEAGKQFKEIWSNHIGFFVDYVKATGNEDEEAKQMALDELEQYRQDFSKFLESATGQRLKADKLVQGLQAHVNQLIGAFDSYVAGDYEKAYEMERKAIEHMYGVSKGLSSAIVDQFPDKFNDTKAVTPAANLRSELNHLLSEHAGLAMMAMQNGIDGSEDFEASTEALSNNTEDLTAAISSIYGEEAGMKFKEMWSGHIGNFVDYVKATADEDEMKKEEAMEALDQYRQDFSMFLEKATEGGLKSETLAKNLQSHVDYLITTFDQYAKEDYDATYDTLRESYAHMFGAGKALSGGFVNQFPDKFEMDMPSNMPDTGMGGTAQDSFDFTWIILSILAMLSGTALYARKQTQKQ, from the coding sequence ATGGATATGAAAAAAGCATTGTTGACGGTACCTTTAAGTTTTTCTTTATTGATTCCGACGGCTGCCGATATAGTGAACGCAGAAGATAGTATGAATAAAAATAAACCAACTGTTACGACGGAGGCTGTCGAGTTACGAGCTCAGCTAGACAAACTGTTAAGTGAGCACGCATATCTTGCAGTGGAAACGATGAGAAAAGGCGCTGAGGGTGCTGATGATTTTAAACAATCAGCTGAAGCACTAAGCGGCAACACAGAAGATTTATCAAACGCAATCGCATCTGTCTACGGGGAAGAAGCAGGTAAGCAATTTAAAGAAATATGGAGTAATCACATTGGATTCTTCGTTGACTATGTAAAAGCAACTGGCAATGAAGACGAAGAAGCGAAGCAAATGGCACTAGACGAACTAGAGCAATATCGCCAAGACTTCTCGAAATTTCTAGAGTCTGCGACAGGCCAGCGCCTAAAAGCTGATAAGTTAGTGCAAGGGCTACAAGCACACGTGAACCAATTGATCGGAGCTTTTGATAGTTACGTAGCTGGTGACTATGAAAAAGCCTACGAAATGGAACGTAAAGCGATTGAACATATGTATGGCGTAAGTAAAGGCTTATCCAGTGCAATCGTTGACCAATTCCCAGATAAGTTCAACGATACAAAAGCTGTAACACCAGCAGCAAACCTTCGTTCTGAATTAAACCATTTACTTTCTGAGCACGCTGGTCTTGCGATGATGGCGATGCAAAATGGAATCGATGGCTCAGAGGATTTTGAAGCATCTACAGAGGCATTGAGTAACAATACAGAAGATTTAACAGCAGCAATTAGCTCTATCTATGGCGAAGAAGCTGGCATGAAGTTCAAGGAAATGTGGTCTGGCCACATCGGTAACTTCGTTGATTATGTAAAAGCTACAGCTGATGAAGATGAAATGAAAAAAGAAGAAGCGATGGAAGCGCTAGACCAATACCGCCAAGACTTCTCCATGTTCTTGGAAAAAGCAACAGAAGGTGGTTTGAAGTCTGAAACCTTAGCCAAAAACCTACAAAGTCACGTCGACTATCTGATCACAACATTTGATCAATATGCTAAAGAGGATTACGACGCAACATACGACACGCTACGTGAATCCTATGCACACATGTTTGGCGCAGGGAAAGCTCTATCTGGCGGTTTCGTAAACCAATTCCCAGACAAATTCGAAATGGATATGCCGTCTAACATGCCAGATACAGGCATGGGTGGAACAGCTCAAGATAGCTTTGATTTCACATGGATTATCCTATCGATCCTAGCGATGCTTAGTGGTACTGCCCTTTATGCTCGCAAACAAACACAAAAACAGTAA
- a CDS encoding ABC transporter permease, translating into MVKYIAKRLVLMILTIFIIASLTFFLMHAIPGSPFNEERGTNETVQANLEEHYHLDEPLFVQYLIYMKSVATFDFGPSIKQPTETVNDLLGRGFPISAELGIVTIVVAVISGIILGVFASLRHNGIIDYLAMAFAVLGISIPNFVLATLLIQKFAVDWEILPAATWSSPAHMILPTIALATGPMAIIARLTRSSMIETLTQDYIKTAHAKGLKPWKIVIKHALKNALMPVVTIMGTLLAGILTGTFVIEKIFAIPGMGKYFVESINQRDYPVIMGTTVFYSAFLIGMLFLVDIAYGVLDPRIKLHKEGGE; encoded by the coding sequence ATGGTCAAATACATAGCCAAACGACTCGTGCTCATGATTTTAACAATTTTTATTATCGCATCGCTTACGTTTTTCTTGATGCATGCGATTCCTGGCTCTCCATTTAACGAAGAACGCGGTACCAATGAAACCGTTCAGGCGAACCTTGAAGAGCACTATCACTTAGATGAACCTTTGTTTGTTCAATACCTTATTTATATGAAATCTGTCGCAACATTTGATTTTGGACCTTCTATCAAACAGCCAACCGAAACCGTCAACGACCTGCTTGGACGAGGTTTCCCAATTTCAGCAGAGCTCGGCATTGTTACGATTGTCGTCGCCGTCATCTCCGGCATTATTCTTGGTGTATTTGCATCACTAAGGCATAACGGCATCATTGATTACTTAGCGATGGCCTTTGCGGTACTAGGGATATCCATTCCAAACTTTGTTCTCGCAACGTTACTGATTCAAAAGTTTGCTGTGGATTGGGAGATTCTACCTGCTGCAACGTGGTCGAGTCCTGCGCACATGATTTTGCCAACCATTGCCTTGGCAACTGGTCCAATGGCCATCATTGCACGCCTTACGCGTTCGAGCATGATTGAAACGCTGACACAGGATTACATAAAAACGGCCCACGCCAAAGGATTGAAGCCTTGGAAAATTGTCATCAAGCATGCGTTGAAAAATGCGCTGATGCCAGTGGTTACCATTATGGGAACGTTGTTAGCAGGTATTTTAACCGGCACCTTCGTTATTGAAAAAATATTCGCGATTCCTGGTATGGGTAAGTATTTCGTCGAAAGCATTAACCAGCGTGATTACCCCGTCATTATGGGGACAACCGTTTTTTACAGCGCTTTCTTAATCGGGATGTTGTTTTTAGTAGATATTGCATATGGAGTGTTGGATCCACGCATCAAACTACATAAAGAAGGAGGAGAGTAA
- a CDS encoding dihydrodipicolinate synthase family protein translates to MLQADIKKALHDGTVIPAHPLALNEDRTLDEQSQRALTRYYMDAGAGGIAVGVHTTQFEIREHGLYEYVLSLAMEEISTRNLKLPFIKIAGICGPTEQAVEEAKLAKGLGYDLGLLSMGGLQRLSEEELIERTRAVAEVMPVFGFYLQPSVGGRVLSYDFWRAFADIPNVHAIKMAPFNRYQTIDVARAVCHSNRRDDIALYTGNDDTIVSDLLTTYRFPVHGELVEKSIVGGLLGHWAVWTTQAVELFKQLTFARQNQTIPSELLTIAQQVTETNAVLFDAKHDFKGCIAGINEVLARQGLLKGAWCLSPDEVLSPGQAEEIDRIYREYPHLTDDAFVADHLPVWKT, encoded by the coding sequence ATGCTACAAGCTGACATCAAAAAAGCGCTACATGATGGAACGGTTATCCCGGCCCATCCCCTCGCACTAAATGAGGATCGGACGTTAGATGAACAAAGCCAGCGCGCCTTAACGAGGTACTATATGGACGCAGGTGCTGGCGGCATTGCGGTTGGTGTCCACACGACGCAATTTGAAATAAGGGAACATGGATTATACGAATACGTCCTGTCCTTAGCGATGGAGGAGATTTCAACGCGGAATTTGAAACTTCCTTTCATTAAGATTGCTGGCATTTGTGGCCCAACCGAACAAGCTGTCGAGGAAGCAAAATTAGCGAAAGGACTAGGATATGATCTAGGATTGTTAAGCATGGGAGGATTACAGCGGCTGAGTGAAGAAGAACTTATAGAACGAACCAGGGCTGTTGCGGAAGTGATGCCTGTATTTGGCTTTTATTTGCAACCTTCCGTCGGTGGCCGCGTGCTCTCCTATGATTTTTGGCGCGCCTTTGCCGACATTCCAAACGTACACGCTATCAAAATGGCGCCATTCAACCGCTATCAGACGATTGATGTCGCCCGCGCGGTTTGTCATTCGAATCGACGGGACGACATAGCATTATATACAGGCAATGATGACACGATTGTGAGCGATTTACTTACCACGTATCGCTTCCCGGTTCATGGTGAACTGGTGGAGAAAAGTATAGTCGGCGGCTTACTTGGTCATTGGGCGGTCTGGACCACACAAGCTGTGGAGCTGTTTAAGCAACTAACATTTGCACGACAAAACCAGACGATTCCATCTGAATTACTGACTATTGCTCAACAGGTTACCGAAACGAACGCCGTTTTATTTGATGCAAAACACGATTTCAAAGGGTGTATCGCTGGCATTAACGAAGTCTTGGCTCGCCAAGGTTTGTTAAAAGGAGCATGGTGCTTATCCCCTGACGAAGTGTTAAGTCCTGGGCAAGCTGAGGAGATCGATCGTATTTATCGAGAGTATCCTCATTTAACAGATGATGCGTTTGTAGCAGACCACTTACCCGTTTGGAAAACATAA
- a CDS encoding ABC transporter permease subunit gives MLPATEEKEQQTHPSDIPDDWFKPKQKDTSEAESVVRPSLSYWEDAWHRLRKNKMAMGGLVFLILLGFMAIFGPMLSPHTVGETTLANQNKPPSSDHWFGTDKLGRDVFTRTWFGARISLFVGIMAALIDFFIGVAYGGIAGYKGGRTDSIMMRIIEILYGLPYLLVVILLLVVMGPSLATIIVALTVTGWVGMARIVRGQVLQLKNYEFVLASQSFGAKTKRIIKKNLLPNTMGPIIVQMTLTVPTAIFAEAFLSFLGLGIQSPYASWGVMANDSLGVILSGHWWRLFFPAFFISATMFAFNVLGDGLQDALDPKLRR, from the coding sequence GTGCTTCCAGCTACAGAAGAAAAAGAACAACAAACACATCCCTCAGACATTCCAGATGATTGGTTTAAGCCGAAGCAAAAAGACACGAGCGAGGCTGAATCGGTCGTCAGGCCTTCTTTATCGTACTGGGAGGATGCATGGCATCGACTTCGCAAAAATAAAATGGCTATGGGTGGACTTGTCTTTTTGATTTTGCTTGGATTCATGGCCATTTTCGGTCCAATGCTCTCCCCTCATACAGTAGGTGAAACGACACTGGCCAATCAAAATAAGCCACCTTCATCTGACCATTGGTTCGGCACCGATAAACTTGGCCGTGACGTATTTACAAGAACATGGTTTGGCGCACGCATTTCCTTATTTGTTGGTATCATGGCAGCCTTGATTGATTTTTTCATCGGGGTAGCTTACGGCGGCATTGCAGGATATAAAGGTGGACGCACTGATAGCATCATGATGCGTATTATCGAAATTTTATATGGCTTACCATACTTACTCGTCGTGATTTTATTACTTGTGGTGATGGGACCAAGTCTCGCCACCATCATCGTCGCACTCACCGTCACCGGCTGGGTCGGCATGGCCCGGATTGTCAGAGGACAAGTGCTGCAGCTCAAAAATTATGAATTCGTTCTCGCCTCGCAATCCTTTGGGGCCAAAACGAAACGGATCATCAAGAAGAATTTATTACCGAACACGATGGGACCGATCATTGTACAAATGACATTAACGGTGCCGACAGCCATTTTCGCAGAAGCATTCCTAAGCTTTTTAGGGCTTGGCATCCAATCTCCTTATGCAAGCTGGGGTGTCATGGCGAATGACTCGCTTGGAGTTATTTTATCGGGACACTGGTGGCGCTTATTTTTCCCAGCATTCTTTATTTCAGCAACGATGTTTGCTTTTAACGTACTAGGAGACGGACTTCAAGACGCCCTTGATCCGAAGCTAAGGAGGTAG
- a CDS encoding peptide ABC transporter substrate-binding protein, with protein sequence MKKVLSILLASMLALVLAACTANESAGNEENDSSNDNNDGGSEEKVLYMNNGVEPTSMNPPIGFDANSWNILNNVMEGLTRLGKDDTPQKATAESWEKSEDGTVYTFKIRDNAKWSNGDDVTAEDFEYAWKNLVDPETASPAAFLAYFIEGAEAYNKGEGSRDDVMVEAVSEKELKVTLTSPTGFFINLTANPAFFPVNKEVAENNPEWYAEADTFVGNGPFKVTEWKHDSEMMMAKNENYWDKEAVNLDKVHWAMVNDPNTEYQMYKSGDLDSSAIPSDMADQLLDSEDAVIEDQAGTYFYRFNVNKEPFQNKKIRKAFAMAINQKEIVDYVTKNKEEAAYGFVSPGFTSPSGEDFREHNGKMVEPNPEKAKQLLEEGMKEEGYDELPAVTLNYNTSESHKAIAETMQQMYKKNLGVDIELANAEWNVFLQNQKDLKHQLSRSSFLADYADPVNFLESFVTDSTMNRTGWSNEEYDKLIEKAKNETNDEKRWEYMYEAEKVLFEEMPIFPIHYYNQVVLQKPDVKDVVRHPVGFLELKWADKE encoded by the coding sequence ATGAAGAAAGTCTTATCGATTTTATTGGCATCGATGCTAGCGCTAGTACTAGCTGCCTGTACCGCAAATGAAAGTGCAGGAAATGAAGAGAACGATTCTAGCAACGACAACAACGACGGTGGAAGCGAGGAAAAGGTTCTGTACATGAACAATGGTGTGGAGCCAACCTCAATGAACCCACCAATCGGATTTGACGCAAACTCTTGGAACATTTTGAACAACGTAATGGAAGGCTTAACACGCCTTGGAAAAGATGATACTCCTCAAAAAGCGACCGCAGAATCATGGGAGAAATCAGAAGACGGTACGGTGTACACGTTCAAAATCCGTGACAATGCAAAATGGTCCAACGGTGACGACGTAACAGCTGAAGACTTCGAATACGCATGGAAAAACTTAGTCGATCCAGAGACCGCTTCTCCAGCAGCTTTTCTAGCGTACTTCATTGAAGGCGCAGAGGCGTATAACAAAGGCGAAGGTTCTCGTGACGACGTTATGGTCGAGGCTGTTAGTGAAAAAGAATTAAAAGTAACTCTTACGTCTCCAACAGGCTTTTTCATTAACCTAACGGCAAACCCTGCGTTCTTCCCTGTTAACAAAGAAGTAGCAGAAAACAACCCAGAATGGTACGCAGAAGCAGACACATTCGTTGGAAATGGTCCATTCAAAGTAACCGAATGGAAACACGACAGCGAAATGATGATGGCGAAAAACGAAAACTACTGGGATAAAGAAGCCGTTAACCTTGATAAAGTTCACTGGGCGATGGTAAACGATCCAAATACCGAATACCAAATGTACAAAAGTGGTGACCTAGATTCATCTGCTATTCCTTCCGACATGGCGGACCAGCTCCTTGATAGTGAAGATGCTGTCATTGAAGACCAAGCCGGAACGTATTTCTATCGTTTCAACGTGAACAAAGAACCATTCCAAAACAAAAAGATTCGTAAAGCATTCGCAATGGCTATCAATCAGAAGGAAATCGTTGATTATGTAACGAAAAATAAAGAAGAAGCAGCATATGGATTCGTCTCTCCTGGCTTCACTAGTCCATCAGGTGAAGACTTCCGCGAACACAACGGAAAAATGGTGGAACCGAACCCGGAAAAAGCGAAACAGTTGCTTGAAGAAGGCATGAAAGAAGAAGGCTATGATGAGCTTCCAGCTGTAACGCTAAACTACAACACGAGCGAATCTCACAAAGCCATTGCCGAAACGATGCAACAAATGTACAAAAAGAACCTTGGTGTTGATATCGAACTAGCAAACGCAGAATGGAACGTGTTCCTTCAAAACCAAAAAGACTTGAAACACCAACTATCTCGTAGCTCCTTCCTAGCTGACTACGCAGATCCAGTTAACTTCCTAGAAAGCTTCGTAACCGACTCTACGATGAACCGTACAGGCTGGTCCAACGAAGAGTACGACAAGCTAATCGAAAAAGCTAAGAACGAAACAAATGACGAAAAACGCTGGGAATACATGTACGAAGCAGAAAAAGTACTATTCGAAGAAATGCCAATCTTCCCAATCCACTACTACAACCAAGTAGTACTACAAAAACCTGACGTAAAAGACGTCGTACGCCACCCAGTTGGCTTCCTTGAGCTGAAATGGGCGGATAAGGAATAG
- a CDS encoding M55 family metallopeptidase translates to MKLYLSVDMEGITGIPDQTFIDSDKHNYERARRIMTEETNYVIDSAFNNQVEDVLVNDSHSKMNNILIDELHPDAELITGDVKPYSMMQGLDDSFSGAMFLGYHARAATPGAMSHSMIHAVRSFYIDDVAVGELGLNAYVAGYYGIPILMVAGDDRAAEEAEALIPNVTTAAVKKSLSRSSVHSLTPKKAAALLQEKTVQAIENRHNVQPLVPPDSPTLRIEFANYGQAEWANLMPGTEIEPNSTTVSFKAKDILEAYQAMLVMTELAMRTSFS, encoded by the coding sequence ATGAAACTCTACTTATCGGTTGATATGGAGGGGATAACAGGCATACCTGACCAAACCTTCATTGATTCAGATAAACATAATTACGAACGAGCTCGGCGCATCATGACGGAAGAAACAAATTATGTCATCGATTCTGCTTTCAACAATCAAGTCGAGGATGTCCTCGTAAATGATAGTCACTCGAAAATGAATAATATTTTAATTGATGAATTGCATCCTGATGCAGAGCTGATTACTGGGGATGTGAAGCCCTACTCCATGATGCAGGGTCTTGATGATTCGTTCTCCGGAGCGATGTTTCTTGGCTATCACGCACGAGCAGCCACACCAGGTGCGATGTCCCATTCCATGATCCACGCGGTACGCAGTTTTTACATAGACGATGTAGCTGTAGGGGAACTTGGTTTGAACGCTTATGTAGCAGGTTATTATGGTATTCCCATTTTAATGGTTGCCGGTGATGACCGGGCTGCTGAGGAGGCGGAGGCATTGATTCCAAATGTAACGACAGCTGCTGTCAAAAAATCGCTCTCCCGTTCTTCTGTGCACTCGTTAACACCAAAAAAAGCAGCTGCACTACTTCAAGAAAAGACGGTACAGGCCATCGAGAATCGTCATAACGTACAGCCACTTGTTCCTCCTGACAGCCCAACATTACGTATTGAGTTTGCCAATTACGGACAAGCCGAGTGGGCGAACTTAATGCCAGGAACAGAAATCGAACCTAATTCAACAACCGTTTCCTTTAAAGCCAAAGATATTCTCGAAGCTTATCAAGCGATGCTCGTCATGACGGAGCTAGCGATGCGTACGTCATTCAGTTAG
- a CDS encoding PCYCGC motif-containing (lipo)protein — MKKLFLIGMLLSSAVAAGCSSDHINEAEHTSMGDIREETSDASTLPGFLDDKPEDMQVLYTAVAQHKELLEQMPCYCGCGDSVGHKNNYDCFIHDEGGNREVVWDSHATKCGVCLEIAAKSILDKRDGKSAKDIRQNIDKIYQNGYGEPTPTPDI; from the coding sequence ATGAAAAAATTGTTTTTAATCGGAATGCTGCTATCTAGTGCAGTTGCGGCCGGATGTTCGTCTGACCACATAAATGAAGCAGAACATACGTCGATGGGAGATATAAGAGAGGAAACGTCAGACGCATCAACGTTACCTGGATTTTTAGATGATAAGCCTGAGGACATGCAAGTGCTATATACCGCTGTCGCACAACATAAGGAATTACTGGAACAGATGCCTTGCTATTGTGGTTGTGGGGATAGCGTTGGACACAAGAACAATTATGACTGCTTTATCCATGACGAAGGTGGAAATAGAGAAGTAGTGTGGGATAGCCATGCAACGAAATGCGGTGTTTGCCTGGAGATTGCAGCCAAATCAATCCTTGATAAGCGAGATGGGAAGTCTGCTAAAGATATACGTCAAAATATTGATAAAATCTATCAAAATGGGTACGGCGAACCTACGCCCACACCTGATATCTAA
- a CDS encoding ABC transporter ATP-binding protein: MEKILEVNDLHVSFQTYGGEVKAVRGVSFDLHKGETLAIVGESGCGKSVTANSIMKLIPSPPGKIANGSIYFKGKDLTRLSEKGIRGIRGVDISMIFQDPMTALNPTLTIGNQLTEGIKQHQNITSNQAKTKAIDMLNLVGIPNPEERMKQYPHQFSGGMRQRIVIAMALICEPELLIADEPTTALDVTIQAQILQLFNKIQQETGVSIILITHDLGVVAKIADRIAVMYAGKVIEVGTRKEIFYTPQHPYTQGLLNSVPRLDKRKEKLVPIDGTPPDLFAPPQGCPFTARCPMAMEVCGKVYPIHSELSNTHAVDCWLQDERAKQHMAT, from the coding sequence ATGGAAAAAATACTCGAAGTAAACGACCTTCATGTTTCCTTTCAAACTTACGGCGGCGAGGTTAAAGCGGTACGCGGTGTGAGTTTTGACTTACATAAAGGAGAAACACTAGCCATTGTTGGGGAATCAGGCTGTGGTAAAAGTGTTACAGCCAACAGCATCATGAAGCTAATCCCTTCCCCACCTGGCAAAATCGCCAACGGATCGATTTATTTTAAAGGAAAAGATCTCACGAGACTTAGCGAAAAAGGCATCCGCGGTATCCGTGGCGTTGATATCTCGATGATTTTCCAAGATCCAATGACAGCTTTAAATCCAACGCTAACGATTGGAAACCAGCTAACGGAAGGCATCAAACAGCATCAAAACATTACGAGTAACCAGGCGAAAACAAAAGCGATTGACATGCTGAATCTCGTTGGCATTCCAAATCCAGAGGAACGCATGAAGCAATACCCGCACCAATTTAGCGGAGGTATGAGACAACGAATCGTTATCGCGATGGCACTTATCTGCGAACCAGAGCTTTTGATTGCAGATGAACCAACTACCGCTCTTGATGTGACGATTCAAGCGCAAATCCTCCAGCTTTTTAATAAGATTCAACAGGAAACAGGCGTATCGATTATTTTAATCACCCATGACCTCGGTGTTGTCGCAAAAATTGCCGACCGTATCGCAGTCATGTACGCCGGTAAAGTCATCGAAGTGGGCACACGAAAAGAGATTTTCTACACCCCACAACACCCTTACACACAAGGGTTATTAAACTCCGTACCGCGCCTAGATAAGCGCAAGGAGAAACTAGTTCCGATTGACGGAACGCCACCCGACTTATTCGCCCCTCCACAGGGTTGCCCCTTCACAGCAAGGTGCCCCATGGCCATGGAGGTGTGTGGAAAAGTATATCCGATTCATTCGGAGCTATCGAACACGCATGCAGTGGATTGTTGGCTTCAGGATGAGCGGGCGAAACAGCATATGGCAACATAA
- a CDS encoding S66 peptidase family protein: protein MILPNRLQPGDTIGVIAPASHPNQEYLEKALPFLQEELGLNIQLGKYVSEKNGYLAGTDEERLEDLHKMFENPDIAGIICAGGGYGTSRISSEINFDLIRDNPKIFWGYSDITYLHTAFRQKADLVTFHGPMLSSDIGKEEFDSLSREMFQQLFEPTSLTYDEGISPLTVLSEGEASGEIVGGNLSLLVTSIGTEYEVDTAEKLLLIEDIGEEPYRIDSFLNQLKQAGKLHDAAGIIVGDFNKAEPKDQDAAIPLDKVLEHYFSDLHKPVLSGFKIGHCFPHFAVPLGATANLSSNSKTLHISPGVK from the coding sequence ATGATTCTACCAAATCGATTACAACCTGGTGACACTATTGGCGTTATTGCACCAGCGAGTCATCCTAACCAAGAATATCTTGAAAAAGCTCTCCCCTTTTTGCAAGAGGAGCTCGGGTTGAATATTCAGCTCGGGAAATATGTGTCCGAGAAAAATGGCTATTTGGCTGGAACTGACGAAGAACGACTAGAAGACTTGCATAAAATGTTCGAAAATCCTGATATTGCAGGCATTATTTGTGCGGGTGGTGGGTACGGAACAAGTCGTATTTCCTCGGAAATAAATTTCGATTTGATTCGTGATAATCCGAAAATATTCTGGGGATACAGCGATATTACGTACCTTCATACTGCCTTTCGACAAAAAGCTGACCTCGTTACGTTTCACGGACCCATGCTTAGCTCGGATATTGGAAAAGAGGAATTCGACTCGCTATCACGCGAGATGTTTCAACAACTATTTGAGCCTACTTCTCTTACATATGATGAAGGTATCTCCCCACTTACTGTACTTTCTGAAGGAGAAGCCTCTGGTGAAATTGTTGGTGGGAATTTGTCTTTACTCGTTACATCTATTGGTACGGAATACGAAGTTGACACAGCTGAAAAACTGCTTCTTATCGAGGATATTGGCGAAGAACCATATCGGATTGATTCCTTTTTGAATCAGTTAAAGCAAGCCGGGAAATTACATGATGCAGCTGGCATCATCGTTGGAGATTTTAACAAGGCTGAGCCGAAGGATCAGGATGCAGCGATTCCACTTGATAAAGTGTTAGAGCATTATTTTTCTGATTTACATAAGCCCGTACTTTCCGGCTTCAAGATTGGACACTGCTTCCCCCACTTCGCTGTACCGCTCGGCGCTACAGCCAATCTATCAAGCAACAGCAAAACGCTCCATATTTCACCTGGAGTAAAATGA